A window of Fictibacillus halophilus contains these coding sequences:
- a CDS encoding NUDIX hydrolase, which yields MIMPTHIVAVAGYVEDGKGNVLLVKTIHNGWVFPGGQVEAGENLIDALIREIKEESGIDSTVSYLTGVYSNTAQYTWHDGVTNVPTKVMFDFVCKPNGGELAVSDETTDSRWVPKEDVLAMLTGEAYQTRYKDYLNNEGQVVYKEYVTKPDFKLKVERTV from the coding sequence ATGATAATGCCAACACATATAGTAGCCGTGGCAGGGTATGTGGAAGACGGTAAAGGGAATGTATTGCTAGTAAAAACGATACATAACGGCTGGGTGTTTCCTGGAGGACAAGTAGAAGCGGGAGAAAATTTAATCGACGCATTGATTCGTGAAATAAAGGAAGAAAGCGGAATTGATAGTACCGTTTCCTATCTAACGGGTGTGTACTCTAACACTGCGCAATATACTTGGCATGATGGAGTCACGAACGTTCCAACGAAAGTTATGTTTGATTTTGTGTGTAAACCGAATGGCGGGGAATTAGCGGTGTCAGATGAAACGACAGATAGCCGTTGGGTGCCAAAAGAAGATGTACTAGCTATGCTAACTGGAGAAGCTTATCAAACACGGTATAAGGATTATTTAAATAATGAAGGGCAAGTTGTTTATAAGGAATATGTGACAAAGCCTGATTTTAAGTTAAAGGTAGAGAGAACCGTATAG
- a CDS encoding DUF1796 family putative cysteine peptidase, with the protein MRLLAIQKKYSAVISLGSECGPGIHLRRHSLRKTAFPFDWVCSHSLTCINELLRTKFKKYMKLRNMEKIHSYKPGYVLDDQGATTGSHSHFIKDHKYNVISVHDFPIVNGQPWMYNYLSFKRTIKQRVQRLYEWFNTSSSILFIRWSVIDIDEDQLKKETAELETILSTYVKGNFNILMIYPTDKVGQLTEVDWGMKHVCVIYVPIQINPITDNETWDYLLNGVSIEK; encoded by the coding sequence ATGAGATTACTGGCCATACAAAAAAAGTACAGTGCAGTAATTAGTCTTGGCAGTGAATGCGGTCCTGGTATTCATCTTAGAAGACATTCATTAAGAAAAACTGCATTTCCCTTTGATTGGGTTTGCTCTCATTCTTTAACTTGCATTAATGAGCTTCTAAGAACCAAATTCAAAAAATATATGAAGTTAAGAAATATGGAAAAAATCCATTCTTATAAGCCTGGTTATGTGCTAGATGATCAAGGAGCCACAACAGGTTCTCACTCCCATTTCATAAAAGATCATAAATATAACGTCATTTCCGTTCATGATTTCCCCATCGTTAATGGGCAGCCTTGGATGTATAACTATCTCAGCTTTAAACGTACAATCAAACAACGAGTGCAGAGATTGTATGAGTGGTTTAACACGAGCTCTTCCATATTATTTATTAGATGGTCCGTTATTGATATAGATGAAGACCAACTAAAAAAAGAAACAGCTGAATTAGAAACGATATTATCCACATATGTAAAAGGAAATTTCAACATTCTCATGATCTATCCTACAGACAAGGTAGGACAACTAACAGAGGTAGATTGGGGTATGAAGCATGTGTGTGTCATTTATGTACCCATACAAATCAATCCTATTACAGATAATGAAACCTGGGACTATTTATTAAACGGTGTTTCTATAGAAAAATAA
- a CDS encoding RNA polymerase sigma factor: MKNHKQIQRWFNEYHNDIYNFLIYYLGTKDVEDMVQEVFIKGFTFINTFEERSEPKTWLISIARNIAIDHMRKRKRDYVLVSQLRSIFSEKSKLPHDWLLEDERKQELYKAINELKTSYRDVVILRGILDFTPEETSQILKWKVDKVNLTYHRSIQSLKKKLTSEKWSDYIETINQ, translated from the coding sequence ATGAAGAATCATAAACAAATACAGCGTTGGTTTAACGAGTATCACAATGACATCTATAACTTTCTTATTTATTATCTAGGCACAAAAGACGTTGAAGATATGGTGCAAGAAGTATTTATTAAAGGGTTTACATTCATAAATACATTTGAAGAACGATCCGAACCTAAAACGTGGCTTATTTCCATTGCAAGGAATATCGCCATAGATCATATGCGAAAAAGGAAACGAGACTATGTTCTTGTCTCTCAACTAAGAAGTATATTCTCTGAAAAAAGTAAACTTCCTCACGACTGGTTGTTGGAGGACGAACGGAAACAGGAGTTATATAAAGCGATCAACGAGTTAAAGACTTCATATAGAGATGTTGTGATTCTTAGGGGGATTTTAGATTTTACCCCTGAAGAAACTTCTCAAATTTTGAAATGGAAAGTCGACAAAGTGAATCTTACCTATCATCGATCTATTCAATCATTAAAGAAAAAGCTTACGTCAGAAAAGTGGAGTGATTACATTGAAACGATTAACCAATGA
- a CDS encoding LTA synthase family protein, whose protein sequence is MIYQKNILNKHMGFFLLTVALVWIKSYAAYKIEFNLGVQGWFQEFILFINPIGSALLFLGLALFAKGRKSYVWMIIINTVMTFMLFANMIYYRFFTDFITLPTLTQTKNAGTIGNSIGALFNPYDILFFLDIVVLLVLVLTKKINPEPIKVKRKSVLTVGLAAVIALSANLLLAEMDRPQLLTRTFDRNYIVKYLGMYNYTVYDAVLSSKSSAQRALADTDDVTEVENYVKANYAEPNPEYFGKAKGMNVIYLHLESLQNFAINYKLNGQEVTPFLNSLTQDKNTLYFNNFYHQTSQGKTADAEFMIENSLYGLPQGTAFTTKGENTYQAAPAIMEQQGYSTAVFHGNYKSFWNRDVIYKRFGYQKFFDAEHYDMNEEDVENYGLKDKPFFEESMPMLKSLKQPFYTKFITLSNHFPYPITEEEATIEPHTTGDVTVDRYFQTARYMDEALQQFFTDLKEAGLYDNTMVVMYGDHYGIAETRNKSMAKVLGKEITPFENTQLQKVPLFIHAPGLKGGTIDKVGGQIDIRPTLMHLLGMDTKEYIQFGTDLLSKNHDQVLPLRNGDFVSPTVTGIDGKYYDSKTGEPVKETKEIKAIEKEAETKLDLSDRTVYGDLLRFHKVNGFKTVDPSKYDYNIKDEEKPKSETNE, encoded by the coding sequence ATGATTTACCAAAAAAACATATTGAACAAACATATGGGGTTTTTCCTTCTTACGGTCGCTTTAGTATGGATAAAATCTTATGCTGCTTATAAAATCGAATTTAACTTAGGAGTCCAAGGTTGGTTTCAAGAGTTTATTTTGTTTATCAATCCTATTGGCTCAGCACTCTTATTCTTAGGCTTAGCCTTATTTGCAAAGGGTAGAAAATCATACGTATGGATGATCATAATAAATACTGTGATGACCTTTATGTTGTTCGCTAACATGATTTACTATCGCTTTTTCACAGACTTTATCACGCTGCCGACATTAACGCAGACAAAAAATGCAGGAACGATAGGAAACAGTATTGGAGCTCTGTTCAATCCCTATGATATCCTGTTCTTCCTAGATATCGTTGTATTACTAGTATTAGTATTAACAAAGAAAATTAATCCAGAACCAATAAAGGTAAAGCGAAAAAGTGTCTTAACAGTTGGTCTTGCAGCAGTTATCGCATTATCCGCAAACTTATTATTAGCTGAAATGGATCGACCACAGCTTTTAACTAGAACATTTGACAGAAACTACATTGTTAAATATCTGGGGATGTATAACTACACGGTATATGATGCGGTTCTTAGCTCAAAATCTTCCGCTCAGCGTGCTCTTGCGGATACAGATGATGTCACAGAAGTGGAGAACTATGTGAAGGCTAATTATGCTGAACCAAACCCGGAATATTTCGGAAAAGCGAAAGGCATGAACGTCATCTATCTTCACTTAGAATCACTGCAAAATTTTGCGATCAATTATAAATTAAACGGACAAGAAGTAACGCCTTTCTTAAATTCGTTAACACAAGATAAGAACACGTTGTATTTTAATAACTTCTATCATCAAACATCACAAGGTAAGACAGCAGATGCTGAGTTTATGATCGAGAATTCGTTGTATGGTTTACCACAAGGAACAGCCTTTACAACCAAAGGTGAGAACACTTACCAAGCAGCACCAGCCATTATGGAACAACAAGGCTATTCGACTGCTGTATTCCATGGTAACTACAAGTCTTTCTGGAATCGCGATGTGATTTATAAGCGCTTTGGTTATCAAAAGTTCTTTGATGCAGAACATTACGACATGAACGAGGAAGATGTAGAGAACTATGGTCTAAAAGATAAACCATTCTTTGAAGAATCTATGCCAATGCTAAAATCGTTAAAGCAGCCGTTCTATACGAAGTTCATTACTTTATCGAACCACTTCCCTTATCCGATTACAGAAGAGGAAGCAACGATTGAGCCTCATACAACAGGTGACGTGACGGTAGACCGTTATTTCCAAACGGCAAGATATATGGATGAAGCTCTTCAACAGTTCTTTACTGACTTGAAAGAAGCTGGGCTTTACGATAACACGATGGTCGTAATGTATGGTGACCATTATGGAATTGCTGAAACGCGCAATAAATCAATGGCAAAAGTACTCGGAAAAGAGATCACGCCTTTTGAGAACACACAGCTACAAAAAGTACCTTTATTCATCCATGCCCCAGGCTTAAAAGGTGGAACCATTGATAAAGTCGGAGGGCAGATCGACATTCGTCCAACGCTCATGCACTTGTTAGGCATGGATACAAAAGAGTACATTCAGTTCGGTACTGACTTGTTATCTAAAAATCATGATCAAGTACTTCCGTTACGTAATGGTGATTTTGTTTCACCTACTGTAACCGGAATTGATGGTAAATATTACGATTCTAAAACGGGTGAGCCTGTTAAGGAAACTAAAGAAATTAAAGCCATTGAAAAAGAAGCAGAGACGAAGTTGGATCTATCTGACCGTACCGTATACGGTGACTTGCTTCGATTCCATAAAGTTAATGGATTCAAGACAGTTGATCCATCTAAATATGATTACAATATTAAAGACGAGGAAAAACCGAAGAGTGAAACAAACGAGTAA
- a CDS encoding protein adenylyltransferase SelO, with protein sequence MTKEIGWNLENSYIQLPDKFFSIIDQNPVDSPKLVVLNESVATSLGLNVDFLRNEDAVKVFAGNELPEGGSSLAQAYAGHQFGYFNMLGDGRALMVGEQITPDGKRYDIQLKGSGRTPYSRGGDGRAALGPMLREYIMSEAMHALGIPTTRSLAVVTTGESIMRETALPGAIMTRVASSHLRVGTFEFASKWGTLDELKELANYSLNRHYPEVESDGNQYLSLLKKVIEQQAYLISKWQLVGFIHGVMNTDNMTISGETIDYGPCAFMDKYDPLTVFSSIDREGRYAYGNQPRIAGWNLARFAETLLPLLHDEQEKAVELAQEVLYGFSDLYHANYFRGMRSKLGLYNEEKEDQSLIEELLSLMATYKADYTNTFRSLTLGKKECSDLYEAEKFKTWHNKWEERKARQPKSQEDTLQLMRNSNPGVIPRNHRVEEALQAAENGDYSVMERLVQVLSSPYSHSPEHEEYTQLPPETEGPYRTFCGT encoded by the coding sequence ATGACGAAAGAAATAGGTTGGAATTTAGAAAACAGTTATATTCAACTACCAGATAAATTCTTTTCAATAATAGATCAAAACCCAGTAGATTCGCCAAAGTTAGTTGTGCTCAATGAATCGGTGGCAACCTCTCTTGGATTGAACGTAGATTTCCTTCGAAATGAAGATGCTGTAAAAGTATTTGCAGGCAACGAGCTTCCAGAAGGTGGATCTTCTTTAGCGCAAGCTTATGCAGGACATCAGTTTGGTTATTTTAACATGTTAGGTGATGGACGAGCATTAATGGTAGGAGAGCAGATCACTCCTGACGGGAAACGTTATGACATTCAACTAAAAGGTTCAGGAAGAACTCCTTATTCTAGAGGCGGAGACGGACGGGCAGCTCTTGGTCCGATGCTCCGTGAATATATTATGAGTGAGGCGATGCACGCTTTAGGTATTCCAACGACTCGAAGTCTTGCGGTTGTGACGACTGGTGAATCGATCATGCGTGAAACGGCTCTTCCAGGGGCAATCATGACACGGGTAGCGTCAAGTCACCTACGAGTGGGTACGTTTGAGTTTGCTTCAAAGTGGGGAACACTCGATGAATTGAAAGAGTTGGCAAATTATAGTTTGAACCGGCATTATCCTGAAGTGGAGAGTGACGGAAATCAATATTTGAGCTTGCTCAAAAAAGTGATTGAACAGCAAGCGTATTTAATTTCGAAATGGCAGCTCGTTGGTTTCATACACGGCGTTATGAACACCGATAACATGACAATCAGCGGAGAAACGATTGATTATGGCCCGTGTGCATTTATGGACAAATATGATCCACTGACTGTTTTTAGTTCAATCGATAGAGAGGGTCGTTATGCATACGGAAATCAGCCTCGAATTGCAGGATGGAATCTTGCTCGATTCGCTGAAACGCTATTGCCACTCTTACACGATGAACAAGAAAAGGCGGTTGAATTGGCACAAGAAGTTCTATATGGTTTTTCTGATCTGTATCATGCAAACTATTTTAGAGGAATGCGATCAAAGCTGGGGTTATATAATGAAGAAAAAGAAGATCAATCTCTAATAGAAGAACTCCTTTCACTAATGGCTACGTATAAAGCTGACTATACAAATACATTCCGTTCTTTGACGCTAGGTAAAAAGGAATGCTCTGATCTATATGAGGCAGAGAAATTTAAGACTTGGCATAATAAATGGGAAGAAAGAAAAGCCAGACAGCCAAAGTCCCAGGAAGACACTTTGCAATTGATGCGTAATAGCAATCCGGGGGTGATTCCAAGAAATCATAGAGTGGAAGAGGCTCTTCAAGCAGCTGAAAACGGCGATTACAGCGTGATGGAAAGACTTGTTCAAGTTTTATCATCGCCATACAGTCACTCGCCCGAACACGAAGAATACACTCAACTACCACCCGAAACAGAAGGACCATATCGAACATTTTGTGGTACGTGA
- a CDS encoding SDR family NAD(P)-dependent oxidoreductase — protein MLLKNKIAVVYGAGGAIGGAVARAFAEEGASVFLAGRSMASLQIVANDITSAGGTAKVTKVDALKKEEIDEHLDRIVQHVGRIDISFNAIGIRGDLQGTPLIDMSQEDFMTPILTGVQTHFLTSTAAAKYMMKQKSGIILTLSASSAALSGRDRTYHLTGGFATACAAIEGYTRSLAGELGTKGVRVVSLRSDAIPETWKPDFPEVRAYMEKGTALGRLPTLKEVADAAVFIASDRASAITGAIMNVTCGSIMD, from the coding sequence ATGTTGTTGAAAAACAAAATCGCAGTCGTTTATGGAGCGGGTGGTGCAATTGGCGGTGCTGTTGCCCGAGCTTTTGCAGAAGAAGGAGCTTCTGTATTTTTGGCTGGAAGATCGATGGCTTCTCTTCAAATTGTAGCAAATGACATAACAAGTGCTGGAGGCACAGCTAAAGTAACAAAAGTAGATGCTCTTAAAAAAGAAGAAATTGATGAACACTTGGATCGAATCGTACAGCATGTGGGTAGAATAGATATTTCCTTCAACGCTATAGGAATTCGAGGGGACCTTCAAGGAACTCCATTGATTGATATGTCACAAGAAGACTTTATGACTCCCATTTTGACAGGTGTCCAAACTCATTTTCTCACAAGTACTGCAGCGGCTAAATATATGATGAAGCAGAAATCAGGGATTATTCTAACGCTTTCTGCTTCATCAGCAGCATTATCAGGCAGAGACCGTACTTACCATTTAACGGGAGGTTTTGCGACCGCATGTGCAGCCATTGAAGGATATACACGTAGCTTAGCTGGTGAGCTCGGTACAAAAGGCGTTCGTGTCGTATCTTTAAGATCAGACGCTATTCCAGAAACGTGGAAACCAGACTTTCCTGAGGTTAGAGCGTATATGGAGAAAGGAACAGCATTAGGACGTCTTCCAACATTGAAAGAAGTTGCAGATGCTGCGGTATTTATTGCTTCTGATCGAGCGAGTGCAATAACAGGTGCCATTATGAATGTAACCTGTGGTTCAATAATGGACTGA
- a CDS encoding sensor domain-containing diguanylate cyclase: MSIKVQTYLSVSISLIILTTSLFLSIFISDKSSELLEKEIGNSLASSAFQLSHNLDSFMWSRFQELQVLSEQEVLKDPKRINEAQFLIDQLQNKIPSFSWVGITNQTGFIQASTKKLLINQDISARPVFQNATEQPFIGDVHDALLLSKLIPTKDGSPLQLVDISTPLRDKNGVFQGVLAAHLSWEWSKEVEAAILRPIKEQKKDVEVYIISKEDTVLLGHKNDLGKKIKISDLDNKGKNNEWNFVRWPDGKEYVTGYAFGDGYQNYPGLGWTVVIRQSEQAAYASVQYLQTFILVCGIVISLFMAVIGWFITKRVSRPLFDLAISADKLKNGEIVEIPLLRGIKDIEVLSSSFRSLISSLKQTEKQLDKMENMAHTDYLTNMPNRLALLEYMNSVRFDSSRGSFGVLYIDLDGFKSINDTQGHHTGDLLLIEVGKRIIDTLIKKEHFAARIGGDEFVVVLPIQENYLNEITEISHSLIDTLNRPFHIQDCSIKIGCSMGSAEWIAQDVSPQTILEYADEALYVSKNTGKNKLSFYPFRKTS, translated from the coding sequence ATGTCTATCAAAGTTCAAACTTATCTGTCCGTGAGTATCTCATTGATCATACTAACCACATCATTATTTCTTAGCATTTTTATCAGTGATAAATCCAGCGAATTATTAGAAAAAGAAATAGGCAATTCACTAGCTTCATCAGCTTTTCAACTATCTCACAACCTTGATTCTTTCATGTGGTCCAGATTCCAAGAACTACAAGTTTTAAGTGAACAGGAAGTTCTGAAAGATCCGAAAAGAATAAATGAAGCACAATTTCTGATTGATCAGCTTCAAAATAAAATTCCTTCCTTCTCTTGGGTTGGAATAACGAATCAAACGGGATTCATTCAAGCTTCAACAAAGAAACTGCTTATCAACCAAGATATATCTGCTCGACCCGTTTTTCAAAATGCAACTGAACAGCCTTTTATCGGTGATGTTCATGATGCACTTTTGTTATCTAAACTAATTCCAACGAAGGATGGATCTCCCTTACAATTAGTTGATATAAGTACCCCATTAAGAGATAAAAACGGTGTTTTTCAAGGTGTGTTAGCCGCTCATCTCAGTTGGGAGTGGTCTAAAGAGGTGGAAGCCGCTATTCTAAGACCCATAAAAGAGCAGAAAAAAGATGTTGAAGTATACATAATCAGTAAAGAAGATACAGTACTCCTAGGTCATAAAAATGATTTAGGAAAAAAAATCAAGATAAGTGATCTCGATAATAAAGGAAAGAATAACGAGTGGAATTTTGTGCGTTGGCCAGATGGAAAAGAGTATGTAACAGGCTATGCATTTGGCGACGGATATCAGAATTATCCCGGACTAGGCTGGACGGTTGTCATTCGTCAATCAGAACAAGCGGCTTATGCATCCGTTCAATATCTGCAAACGTTTATTTTAGTCTGTGGGATTGTGATTTCTCTTTTTATGGCTGTTATTGGATGGTTTATCACAAAGAGAGTTTCTCGTCCTCTTTTTGACTTGGCTATCTCTGCTGATAAGTTGAAAAATGGTGAGATCGTAGAGATTCCTTTGTTGCGTGGAATAAAAGATATAGAAGTTCTTAGTTCTTCGTTTAGGAGCTTAATTTCATCGTTGAAACAAACAGAAAAACAGTTGGACAAGATGGAGAACATGGCACATACAGACTATCTGACAAATATGCCGAATCGATTAGCTCTTTTGGAGTACATGAACTCAGTTCGCTTTGATTCTTCTAGGGGCAGCTTTGGGGTGCTTTATATAGATTTGGATGGTTTTAAATCAATCAATGATACACAAGGACATCATACCGGAGATCTACTTTTAATAGAGGTTGGTAAGCGAATCATTGATACATTAATAAAGAAGGAACATTTTGCAGCACGTATAGGTGGAGATGAATTTGTAGTTGTTCTGCCCATTCAGGAAAATTATCTAAATGAAATAACCGAAATTTCACATTCCCTCATAGACACTCTTAACCGACCATTTCATATTCAGGATTGTTCTATAAAAATCGGGTGTAGCATGGGATCAGCTGAATGGATAGCTCAGGATGTTTCACCACAAACGATACTTGAGTATGCAGATGAGGCATTATACGTTTCAAAGAACACGGGTAAAAATAAGTTGAGTTTTTACCCATTTCGGAAAACATCATAA
- the pheA gene encoding prephenate dehydratase, with product MKVAYLGPQGSFSEEAAFRYFADYENEWYKCDSIVDVLEAVEEGKADKGIVPIENSIEGTINITADGLLRHDLFVEAEIIFPVSLHLLTLKGASLEEIHEVWSIVPALAQCRDFIREAKVKSKHYDSTSAAAQAVKNQERKDVAAIASKYAAEVFDLEIIKSGIQDNSNNHTRFVVISKEITEIHPKNSKTMLLISPTSDYSGVLSSILNVFTALSINLTWIESRPTKKQLGTYHFFVEAQNGLHEEKMNKAITILEAFGHDVRVLGSYRTTKL from the coding sequence ATGAAAGTTGCATACTTAGGTCCACAGGGAAGTTTCTCAGAAGAAGCTGCCTTTCGTTATTTTGCAGATTACGAGAATGAATGGTATAAATGTGATTCTATCGTAGATGTACTCGAAGCAGTAGAAGAGGGGAAAGCAGATAAAGGGATCGTACCGATTGAAAACTCAATTGAAGGCACGATAAACATTACTGCAGACGGTTTGTTGAGGCACGATCTCTTTGTAGAAGCTGAAATCATCTTCCCGGTCTCCTTGCACCTTCTTACACTAAAAGGAGCTTCATTAGAAGAGATACACGAAGTATGGTCAATCGTTCCTGCTCTCGCGCAGTGTAGAGATTTTATTAGAGAAGCAAAAGTAAAGAGTAAGCATTATGATAGCACATCTGCAGCGGCACAAGCTGTTAAAAATCAGGAAAGAAAAGATGTTGCAGCGATTGCTTCTAAATATGCTGCTGAAGTCTTTGATCTAGAGATCATAAAAAGTGGGATTCAAGACAACAGCAACAATCATACACGCTTTGTTGTCATCAGCAAGGAGATTACGGAAATTCATCCAAAGAACTCTAAAACCATGTTGCTGATTTCACCTACATCAGATTATTCCGGTGTCCTTTCATCCATCTTGAACGTATTTACGGCGCTATCCATCAACTTAACTTGGATTGAATCTAGACCAACGAAAAAGCAGCTAGGTACCTATCATTTTTTTGTAGAAGCTCAAAATGGCCTTCATGAAGAGAAAATGAACAAAGCCATTACAATATTAGAAGCTTTCGGACATGATGTACGTGTATTGGGAAGTTACAGAACGACAAAGCTATAA
- a CDS encoding GNAT family N-acetyltransferase produces the protein MIHLNPLTEQEFQEYLAFMISDYAYEITKNFNLTLQAAIEESEMMMKDLLKDGLSTEGQYLYNIVDNKTNEKVGLLWYGLIPEINQAYVYHIFIDDIYRRKGYGKETIEKLQSMLKQSGIKSVGLSVFAGNEVAYQLYKKLGYKNTRLSMELIL, from the coding sequence ATGATACATTTAAACCCATTAACTGAGCAAGAATTTCAGGAGTATCTGGCATTCATGATTTCGGATTACGCCTATGAAATCACTAAGAACTTTAACCTGACGTTACAAGCAGCAATAGAAGAGTCAGAAATGATGATGAAGGACCTATTGAAAGATGGGTTGTCTACTGAAGGCCAGTATTTATACAATATTGTAGACAACAAAACCAATGAAAAAGTAGGATTGCTCTGGTATGGTTTAATACCGGAAATCAATCAAGCCTACGTGTATCATATTTTCATAGACGATATCTATAGAAGAAAAGGATACGGGAAAGAAACGATAGAAAAGCTCCAAAGTATGTTAAAACAGTCAGGTATAAAGTCCGTTGGGTTAAGTGTTTTTGCGGGAAATGAAGTCGCTTATCAGTTATATAAGAAATTAGGTTATAAAAATACAAGATTATCAATGGAATTAATCTTATAG
- a CDS encoding DinB family protein, producing the protein MILNDKIRQDLFAEVEGINDENLNQKPSENEWSIKQILEHLYLMEGGIAKNINHQLKNGEAVHADVKPIEATINRDIKVDAPEFAVPTSEFASIEELKMKLAATHQHLLDIENFADEKDLEAKGFPHPIFGDISLKQWIPFVAYHEQRHILQIKEVKEKLNL; encoded by the coding sequence ATGATACTTAATGATAAGATACGTCAAGACCTATTTGCTGAAGTAGAGGGAATAAATGATGAGAACCTCAATCAAAAACCTTCGGAAAATGAATGGTCCATTAAGCAAATTCTAGAACACTTATATTTAATGGAAGGCGGAATCGCAAAAAACATTAATCACCAACTTAAAAATGGTGAAGCTGTTCATGCAGATGTTAAGCCTATTGAAGCAACAATCAACAGAGATATTAAAGTAGATGCTCCAGAATTTGCAGTGCCAACTTCGGAATTCGCTTCTATTGAAGAGCTAAAAATGAAATTGGCTGCAACTCATCAACATTTACTTGATATCGAGAACTTTGCTGATGAAAAGGACTTAGAAGCTAAAGGCTTTCCTCATCCAATTTTCGGTGATATCAGTTTAAAACAATGGATTCCGTTTGTGGCATATCATGAGCAGCGACATATTCTTCAAATTAAAGAAGTAAAAGAAAAATTAAATCTCTAA